In Terriglobales bacterium, a single window of DNA contains:
- a CDS encoding glycosyltransferase family 4 protein, with translation MTKIAIVTTQVPFIYGGAEFLADSLRNKLIEFGYSAEVLKMPFKWYPTSAILDHMLAAKCMRLINVDRVIALKFPAYYIPHENKVLWLLHQFRQAYDLWDTPYQSIPESPDGVSLQRVIAKTDTETLGRARKIYTISKTVSGRLRKFNGLESEVLYPPLMDSHLFQAGEFGDYIFYPSRISRSKRQCMAVEALRYTRTKVRLVIAGAPDNAEEMKLLHNAISDAGVEDRVSILGRISQEEKAQWFTNALATTYLPYDEDYGYVSLESFHSSKPIITFSDSGGTLEIVEDGLNGYVVPPQPCELAAVMDRLFADRTLAFRMGAAGREKLCSMRISWEQVIESLTS, from the coding sequence GTGACAAAAATCGCGATCGTTACAACCCAGGTACCGTTTATATACGGCGGCGCTGAATTTCTTGCGGATTCACTCCGCAATAAGCTCATAGAGTTCGGCTATTCTGCCGAGGTACTGAAAATGCCGTTCAAATGGTATCCGACCAGTGCCATTCTGGACCATATGCTGGCCGCCAAGTGCATGCGTTTGATCAATGTGGACCGCGTAATTGCGCTGAAATTTCCTGCCTACTACATCCCGCACGAAAACAAAGTGCTCTGGCTTCTGCATCAGTTCCGGCAGGCCTACGACCTCTGGGACACTCCCTACCAGTCGATTCCCGAGAGCCCTGATGGAGTATCCCTGCAGAGAGTAATCGCAAAAACCGATACGGAGACGCTCGGTCGCGCTCGCAAGATTTATACCATTTCCAAAACTGTTTCCGGCCGGCTAAGAAAATTTAACGGATTGGAGAGTGAAGTCCTGTATCCGCCCCTTATGGACTCTCATCTGTTTCAGGCCGGCGAATTCGGAGACTACATTTTTTATCCCAGCAGAATATCGCGCAGCAAACGTCAGTGTATGGCGGTAGAAGCGCTGCGCTATACACGCACCAAGGTGCGGCTCGTCATTGCCGGGGCCCCGGATAATGCCGAGGAAATGAAGTTGCTTCATAACGCCATCAGCGACGCCGGCGTCGAGGATAGAGTGTCTATCCTGGGCAGGATTTCCCAGGAGGAGAAGGCGCAATGGTTCACAAACGCACTTGCAACAACTTATTTACCTTATGACGAAGATTACGGTTATGTAAGCCTTGAGAGTTTCCATTCTTCCAAACCGATCATCACCTTTTCTGATTCTGGGGGAACATTAGAGATTGTAGAAGACGGCCTCAATGGATATGTTGTGCCTCCCCAACCATGTGAATTAGCTGCTGTCATGGACCGCCTGTTTGCCGATCGCACTCTGGCATTTCGAATGGGAGCTGCGGGACGGGAAAAGCTATGCTCGATGAGAATTTCCTGGGAACAGGTTATTGAAAGCCTTACGTCATGA
- a CDS encoding DegT/DnrJ/EryC1/StrS family aminotransferase encodes MDRLIIQQTEKSGEQVRSATAAKMARSKTKIPVAAVDVSGNELKYASEAISSSWISSTGPYITRFEQEFADACGTRTAVAVVNGTIALHLALLTLGVREGDEVLVPSLTYVATANAVRYVGATPVFVDVDPNTWCIDPNLLEPAITNRTKGIIPVHLYGHPADMDAINHIAAIHGLWVLEDAAEAHFASYKSRTVGSLARMATFSFYGNKLITCGEGGAITLNDPALELRMRSLRGQGMDPQRRYYFPITGYNFRITNVAAAILCGQMERRESIVARRLHIFQRYRQLLAGIPGICFQPVADWANPAPWLFCITVNEIEYGRSRDELAALLMTEKIDTRPFFFPLHKLPPFHKESCQRGDYLPVTERLGASGINLPTYNELGDSDLERIAEVIRNGRRGGVTGP; translated from the coding sequence ATGGACAGACTAATTATTCAACAGACTGAAAAATCCGGAGAGCAGGTGCGTAGCGCCACGGCCGCAAAGATGGCCAGGAGCAAGACGAAAATCCCGGTTGCAGCCGTGGATGTAAGCGGCAATGAACTGAAATATGCCTCAGAGGCGATATCGAGTTCATGGATATCGTCTACCGGACCGTATATTACCCGCTTTGAGCAGGAGTTTGCGGATGCATGCGGCACGCGGACCGCAGTAGCGGTGGTGAATGGAACGATTGCGCTGCACCTTGCTTTACTGACCTTGGGCGTTCGCGAAGGAGATGAGGTGCTGGTTCCTTCCCTGACCTACGTTGCGACGGCCAACGCGGTGAGATATGTTGGCGCGACACCGGTATTCGTTGACGTAGATCCCAACACATGGTGTATTGATCCAAATCTGTTGGAACCAGCAATTACTAACCGGACCAAGGGAATAATACCCGTTCATCTCTATGGTCATCCCGCCGACATGGACGCCATCAATCATATTGCGGCCATACATGGTCTTTGGGTCCTGGAGGATGCTGCGGAAGCCCATTTTGCCTCCTACAAATCCCGCACAGTTGGCAGCCTGGCACGCATGGCGACATTTTCTTTTTACGGCAACAAGCTTATTACCTGTGGAGAAGGGGGCGCGATCACCCTCAATGATCCAGCCCTGGAGCTGCGCATGCGCAGCTTGCGTGGACAAGGGATGGACCCGCAGCGGCGATATTACTTTCCGATCACTGGTTATAATTTCCGCATAACGAATGTAGCGGCAGCCATATTGTGCGGACAGATGGAGCGTCGCGAAAGCATTGTCGCCCGCCGTTTGCACATTTTTCAAAGATACCGGCAGCTGCTGGCGGGTATTCCTGGCATCTGTTTTCAGCCCGTGGCTGATTGGGCGAACCCGGCGCCGTGGCTGTTCTGCATTACCGTGAACGAAATCGAATATGGACGTTCCCGTGACGAGCTGGCAGCCTTGCTTATGACGGAAAAAATTGATACGCGGCCTTTCTTCTTCCCCTTGCACAAACTTCCACCATTCCACAAGGAGTCATGCCAGCGGGGTGACTACCTGCCTGTGACGGAGAGACTTGGCGCGAGCGGGATAAATTTGCCGACCTATAATGAACTGGGTGACAGTGATCTGGAGCGCATTGCTGAGGTCATTCGCAATGGCCGAAGAGGGGGAGTCACTGGACCTTAA
- a CDS encoding glycosyltransferase family 4 protein, which translates to MKILIATTIVPFIEGGGRMIATDLVSVLAERGHTVDIVRIPFVSRWNDMLDQMLAVRLFDLSEESDLLITIRTPSYLLRHPNKIAWFIHHHRGAYDLWGTAYQDIPNTEEGLRTRQAFIDADNISLREAKKIFTNSKIVSQRLKDHNDLDSEVLYPPLLDWRRFHPGNSTDYIFYPSRITKHKRQDLAIEAMKYVKSDVRLVVAGNPDAPEQLEFVERTIQENQLSERVQLLGRWISEDEKADLFSKCLGCVYIPFQEDSYGYVSLESFHSEKPVITCSDSGGTLEIVEDGVNGFVVPPEPKALAEAFDRLRLDPTQAARMGRTGPEKIRQLNISWDHVVKSFTQ; encoded by the coding sequence TTGAAAATATTAATTGCTACTACGATCGTTCCTTTCATTGAAGGCGGCGGAAGGATGATAGCGACCGATCTTGTCAGCGTGCTTGCTGAACGCGGCCACACGGTTGATATTGTGAGGATTCCGTTTGTCTCCCGCTGGAACGATATGCTGGACCAGATGCTTGCCGTCAGGTTGTTTGATCTCTCGGAAGAATCGGACCTGCTGATTACAATCCGGACGCCGAGTTATCTGCTCCGCCATCCCAATAAGATTGCATGGTTTATTCACCATCATCGCGGCGCTTATGATCTTTGGGGAACCGCATACCAGGACATTCCTAACACCGAGGAAGGTCTTCGGACAAGGCAAGCGTTTATAGATGCCGATAACATTTCGTTGCGGGAAGCCAAGAAAATCTTTACCAATTCCAAAATCGTTTCCCAGCGGCTGAAAGACCATAACGACTTGGATTCAGAGGTTTTGTATCCGCCGCTCCTGGATTGGCGCCGTTTTCATCCCGGTAACTCCACTGACTATATTTTCTATCCAAGCAGAATCACAAAACATAAACGCCAGGATCTGGCTATTGAAGCAATGAAATACGTCAAATCTGACGTGCGCCTTGTGGTTGCCGGCAATCCTGATGCCCCTGAACAACTGGAATTTGTAGAAAGAACGATCCAAGAAAATCAATTAAGTGAACGCGTGCAACTCCTCGGGCGATGGATCTCGGAAGATGAGAAAGCCGATCTTTTCTCAAAATGTTTGGGTTGCGTGTACATACCATTTCAGGAAGACTCGTATGGGTACGTCAGTTTAGAAAGCTTTCATTCTGAGAAGCCGGTCATTACTTGTTCAGATTCGGGCGGCACCCTGGAGATCGTCGAAGACGGAGTGAATGGATTTGTTGTTCCACCGGAACCGAAAGCATTGGCCGAGGCATTTGATCGTCTAAGGCTTGATCCCACCCAAGCGGCACGGATGGGGCGCACCGGCCCGGAGAAGATTCGGCAATTGAACATCTCGTGGGATCACGTTGTGAAGAGTTTCACCCAGTGA
- a CDS encoding GNAT family N-acetyltransferase, whose product MAEEGESLDLNSLEFRRLSPDLENSLAKFFDVLRTTGDTEHFHPHPFTAEEAKIRCSYQGEDLYYVAVAEGAVQAYGMLRGWDEGYEVPSLGIAVHPRARGMKIGSAMMHFLHNAARQHGAKRVRLKVYKENVVAYRMYEKLGYRFEEQLGEQLVGFIEI is encoded by the coding sequence ATGGCCGAAGAGGGGGAGTCACTGGACCTTAATTCCCTGGAATTTCGCAGATTGTCGCCTGATTTGGAAAATAGCCTTGCGAAATTTTTTGATGTGCTCCGGACGACCGGAGACACCGAGCATTTTCATCCGCATCCCTTCACGGCAGAAGAGGCGAAGATACGATGTTCATATCAGGGAGAGGATCTCTATTATGTCGCGGTCGCAGAGGGCGCGGTACAAGCCTATGGGATGTTACGCGGCTGGGATGAAGGCTATGAAGTGCCAAGTCTCGGGATTGCGGTACATCCTCGGGCGCGTGGGATGAAGATAGGGAGCGCCATGATGCATTTCCTCCATAACGCCGCTCGACAACACGGAGCCAAGCGCGTCCGGTTGAAGGTTTACAAAGAGAACGTGGTTGCATATCGCATGTATGAAAAACTTGGTTACCGTTTTGAAGAGCAACTAGGAGAACAGTTGGTGGGTTTTATCGAGATCTAG
- a CDS encoding glycosyltransferase — protein MASHCELDLWISENTDLLPAQIRTVHYEPEQHLHEKLQRYDLVVYNMGDYLPYHDSLHTVLQQHSGLIILHDRVLHHFYASLYLSKMKDPEKYISEMSLFYGVEGQEFAKSLDPSAPALGTNEVTRFPLYERAIANASGIVVHSPGHAELIRQRWIGPVKALFLPCYDRNIELASSLPGNQSKNKLLLLTVGVVNRNKHSEIVIDALASHPRLAQSVEYVIIGSYNEGDEYVRGLKNKISQCGLQETVKLMGYQPDAVLHEYLARADLFITLRLPAMEGASASLMQQLPFGKPIMAYDTGCYSEFPDDVIVKIPAGDTDAFIRKLTELVSNESLRSQIGGRAAKLAAQYSVQNYVEQMLDFFPEIQRQAPLLQLSDRVSQTLSWMGTEADMSVLHRCAELIADMFSLS, from the coding sequence TTGGCTTCACACTGTGAACTCGACCTTTGGATCAGCGAGAACACGGACTTGCTGCCTGCTCAGATACGGACAGTACATTATGAGCCCGAGCAGCATCTTCACGAAAAACTACAGCGATATGACCTTGTTGTCTACAACATGGGCGATTATTTGCCTTACCATGATTCGCTCCACACAGTCTTGCAGCAACACAGCGGTCTGATTATTCTGCACGATCGCGTGCTCCACCATTTTTATGCCAGCCTGTATTTATCGAAAATGAAGGACCCCGAAAAATACATCAGCGAAATGTCGCTGTTCTACGGCGTCGAAGGACAAGAGTTTGCAAAAAGCCTTGATCCCAGTGCTCCCGCTTTGGGAACAAATGAGGTGACCCGTTTCCCGCTGTACGAACGCGCAATAGCAAATGCTTCCGGAATCGTTGTTCACTCGCCGGGGCACGCCGAATTGATTCGACAACGATGGATTGGCCCAGTCAAAGCCTTATTCTTGCCCTGTTACGACAGGAACATCGAACTCGCCAGCTCACTTCCGGGAAATCAATCGAAGAACAAGTTGCTCCTGCTGACAGTAGGCGTGGTGAACCGGAATAAACATTCTGAAATCGTAATTGATGCTCTCGCCAGTCACCCCCGGCTGGCGCAGTCAGTGGAATATGTGATCATTGGCTCTTACAACGAAGGAGACGAATACGTCCGCGGCCTCAAGAACAAGATTTCCCAGTGCGGGCTTCAGGAAACGGTGAAACTTATGGGATACCAGCCTGACGCCGTGCTGCACGAATATCTTGCCCGGGCCGATCTTTTCATCACTCTGAGATTGCCTGCGATGGAAGGAGCGTCCGCTTCCCTGATGCAGCAGTTACCTTTCGGTAAGCCCATTATGGCCTATGACACCGGTTGTTATTCCGAATTTCCCGATGATGTCATTGTCAAGATCCCCGCCGGCGACACAGACGCATTTATACGAAAACTTACAGAACTGGTTTCTAATGAGTCGCTGCGTAGTCAGATCGGCGGCCGTGCAGCGAAATTGGCGGCGCAATACTCAGTCCAGAACTATGTAGAACAGATGCTTGATTTTTTTCCTGAGATTCAGCGGCAGGCCCCTTTGCTGCAGCTCTCCGATCGGGTAAGTCAAACCTTGAGCTGGATGGGAACAGAAGCTGATATGTCGGTATTACATCGCTGTGCCGAACTGATTGCAGATATGTTCAGTCTTTCGTAA